Below is a window of Malania oleifera isolate guangnan ecotype guangnan chromosome 1, ASM2987363v1, whole genome shotgun sequence DNA.
CTGGTGACTTGGATGTCCTGCAATCAACTTCCATTATTACCAACACGCTTCCCGaactgtgtggttgcactaactcaatcactagcaacagtaccgtgctcttatATCATTAACCAACTAGGTTCTCATTTCCACTActaaatatacataataatatatttccaaaaactttcatttctcataaatatGCTCaaactcatgagtatccatgtgtaaaTAACACAtttcgtctgtaactcatggctgttcatCATTTTTCATCATGTCTGTGTATGTCTCGTTTCAACATTTCAATGAAATTCACGTCTGTATATTTCACATATCATCATATCTGATAAAacttgtctatatatatatatatatacacatcataTCAACGTATCTGTattaaacatatatgtatataactcaTAACATCATATTAGTGTAAAACGTATCTGCACATATCTCATATCAACATATCTGTTTTTATCTCAGCAAAAATCACGTCTCATCATTTAATATATTCCCATATTCATTTTACAATAATCAAAATCCTttttcatgccacacagattttTAGTAAAATTTAACAGAATAATAATTATCCAATAAAACATAAGATAATCCCAAAACTATTATTTCTTATATGCTTGATAAATTAGaatatcatatataatattttcacatcatactttaatttaatcaattaattttcaaaaattcctgatataatttaattccccttacctatttactgAGAACGTGCCTGCAACGATCCTAAACCGATGCCCGCGGCATTCgcacaaatccctgtattcacaTGCCTAGGTATAATTAACTCTACCCCGAAATTagcattattttaacatttcctaggttcATGTACTCCAATTAAACAGTTAGattctaacaaaaaaaaaaatgtgggtatgatccactttccatatttaaattttatttctagCATATTTAAAAAcatcaatatgatcaaatccccgtagtttaatctaattccaaaatattctcaaaaatctaatttaattcaatcccagtaatttaacttaattccaacaTATTCCCTAAAAATTCTATTCAATCAAATCCCTGTAATTTAACTtagttccaaaatattccccaaaaatctaatataatcaaatcttatagtttaattaaatttcaggaatattttttaaaaaatctaacataatcaaatattacaatttaatcggttaatttttaaaacaacaaacataatttatactcctcaccttagccttagAGTGATACTTAAGATTTCCAAATAAAAAATttgctccgattaacttgctcAGAATTGAAGCCGGGACCCCGCGGTGGTGTTTGGTTGTCGATTTGACtgaatatttgagagaaattaaggagagagagtttattttatcccaggagtggtgcctacgacgctctaatcacgaatccactccgattaaaatgttggtggtcgagaatggaacccagtggtattttccattcttcaatcAGCTGAGAATTTGTCGAGAAAATTAGGAGAGAGaaggcgtgaggagagagagagaggattcaaATTCAATCTTGAAGGTTCAAGAAGTTTCagcttataatatatatatatatatatattataatattataatgttatattaatatattattatattatattatattatataattaataattaattaattagttaatttaatttaatttaatttttttttagaatcactacatttaaatatttttggggttgttataATTAATCACAGACATGTGCCAAGTGCTgctaagtgtgtgtgtgtgtgtatgtttgtatTTAGATTTATTTTCcctccaaattcaaattttaactatcgtgatgaaaaatgatatataaaCTTATCCCAATTCTCTCAAACTGGTGATGCTGAGCGAGTGTTTGTAAAAGCCTTTCCACTTCTCTTATTTTACAATCGACAAACTCCAATACATAGAACGAGAGATGCAGCTCATCTTTCATGATCTCCTGTACTCTTTCCTATCCCCCCTCAAGATTTGAATGCTATTAAAACTCCTAACGTCACGTTCaatttggaaattaaatgaaatgaaaatttgaatggagaGTATTACGCAATTAACATCATGTTTGATTGGAGGAGTGAAATGGGGCAGGAgaaaaatggaatgaaaatttgaaaagtgcattaagtgataaattttattttattttatttgtcccAATTGTATTGTGTACCGAACCGAAGGTTCAATTCTATTATGTCTGGTTTCATCCCATTGCTATATATGAAACATGTAGTAACGTTCTTTCAGGGATATTGGCACTCAATTCTTTTCCTTGAATTCGACTCTCTTCTTCCTGGAAATTGATTGAACTAGCTAGGCATGCTTGTGTGAAGTTCAAATCAAATCTTTTATTTCCACCAACATGCATAATATTCTCACCCCAATTCATTGGCCTTCTGCTGGGAAATGATGGAATGTTTGTCGGGGAAAACAAATTAAGTTTCATAACTCCACGTGATTTTTCTGTGCActgctgagagagagagagagagagagagagagagagagagagagattcaacAACGTGTTAAGAGGTCAGGAAGGTGCCTTGGCTGCCAAGAGGAGTTGACGCTGGAACTGGAAAtggtcaaaatttttaaaatttgttgatTAATTTCCTGTCAAAATCAAACATACAAGTACACGGTTATTTGATTTGGTTCAAATCTTCACTCTTCTTGATTCAAATCAACGTTAAGAGCAAAATTTTCCTCCAACACCTACGAGAATTCCGTACTATTCACTCCAATATTAGTAAACAAACACTTAAAAAATAATGGAGAAAAGAATGAAATCCCTGCCCACCTTTCTCCTGTACACACATtcatacatatttatatacacacacacaaccctTTGCTCCCTCAACCCACGTATCATTCTCTGCGCACCAATCGAAAACGAAAAAGTTTCAAAACACAACCTAGCTTATTAAACATAGGAGCTTAATTGCTAGCTAGCCATGCATCGTTCATCACTCATGATCTCATTACAGCGCCAAATCTTCGCCAACCGAACCCTAACCCCGGCTGTGACGAGCCGGGTCACTCGACCGCCCTGCGATGTCTTCATCAACCACCGGGGGCCCGACACGAAGCGGACGGTGGTGACGCTGCTGTACGATTATCTGTCCCAGCTGAACCTGCGTCCCTTCCTGGACAAAAAGAACATGAAACCCGGGGACAAGCTGTTCGAGAAGATCGACGCGGCGGTGCTGGGGTGCAAGGTTGGCGTGGCGGTGTTCTCGCCGCGCTACTGCCAGTCCTATTTCTGCCTGCACGAGCTGGCTCTAATGGTGGAGTCCCAGAAGAAGGTTATACCTATCTTCTGCGACGTCAAACCCTCGGAGCTTCGGGCGGTAGACGTCAATGGGAGCTGCAATGCTGCAGATCTGAGGAGGTTTGACTCAGCTCTTGAAGAGGCTAAGCATACTGTTGGTCTTGCTTTCGACTCTGCTAGAGGGTAAGAAGATTgaacaatttaattatttaatcatttaatcatTAACTTCTTTGTTTTGCATGGTGCGTAGAGGACATGATTTGTACTAAATAGAACCATGCATTCATGATCACGCAACGGTTGCATTTGTTTGCTTAATTGTGTTTTCCAGGAAATAATCGATTATGTTACTAACAACTTAAAATGTGTTATTAAATTTTACATTATTGATGGCTTGAAGACATTAATATAACCTATGATCGATGGGTTTCAAAcgaattaaaaattattttttgtgaGTACTCATATGATAAAAAGGAAACAATGGTGGTAAAAATTCATTTTGTTATGTAAATTTGAGAAATAGTAAGTATCATTCATTGTCATTATTTATTACCAAACACTCTAGAATCTTGTCTGTTTAAGAAAAAATAGATTGTGTGTTAAGATTTTGGATAGTGTGATAGTATGCATTGGATGGCAAATCAACAATAAAAACAAGGCGgcataaaaacatttttattttagataTAATGGTACTAAAACTCTCTTCTTCTGAAGTTATACTTGATCgagtttgtttaatttttccaTTATTAAGAAATAGAGATACCACATTAGATCCTGTTTAGGCTGTATAATCTCAATTCAAACATATAGAATTAATcaggtaaaatattatttaaacaAATTATGGGAACTAGTTACATCGAATGAATGTATAATTGTTTTATAATTAAACTAAGATAACTTTTAATCTAATGATTTATTTACTTCTTTTACAGGAATTGGTCAGATGTGGTAACAAGTGCTGCCGATATTGTCATCAAAAGCTTAATAGAGGTTGAAGATGAACAACAACAAAGGATGCAGCAAAATACTCGAGAAAACATTTTGAGACTTCCTTTTCATCATCGATAAAGAAGAGTGCATCGTACAAAACACGAAAACAGAATTAATTTTCTGTGGGAGCATAATTGACATTTTTTGTCATTTCtttaataatttcaaatttttttgtgaataaaatattcacatcattttttaatatttttacttcaatatttttaataaataattgaGAAAGGGAAAAATAGGTGCACATCCTACGGACTGTAcctaaattccattttttttttcttttttcttttgtgatGTTATATGATGATAAATGTGGATACTCGAATAAGAGCATACAAACATTTTATTTTACCCCTGGATCCTTGGTTTCAATTGTGTATGAAAGAAATAGCCTAATCATCATTTCATCAAAGACTCATCTAATTGTATTACTCACGATTGAATGAAAGCTAGGTAACCATCTCGTTCTACATCAAGCAATAATAAAtgcaaaacaaaataataatttcgCTATATAAACATACCACATGCCCAAgttttattatcatcaaaattattTTGTTTGAATGAAGAGTCAGGGCAATTGCAGTGGTTCAATTCTACGCATTTCATTTCCATAGAAAAATTGGTAGCATTCCAGATGACCAGGGGACATGCAGTAAAGAGCATGCCCGACACAAAGTACACCAGAATCTGGAAAGAAAGGTAAAAGTTGATCAAGTTATGAGGCGAGACTCGAGAGTTTGGAAGGTGGgaagaaaattttagggaaaaaattAATTaggaaggagaagagaaggaaaaagtgcgagaatgtgtgtgtgtgtgtgttttttttttctaattcccATTTCACATATTGCCTTTTCACTTTTATGTTCCCTTTGAAAGTTGGAAAGTATTAGCTagggagagaaaataaaaatattaagaaattcatatttttatattaaaattgtatagaaaagtgaaaaataaaataaaaaaatatacgaAATCTATACACAAAATTTggttttacacatcattaatgtttaatttttcctaatttttagtctcatatatatttttaatttttaatagtatttaataaagAAAGAAAGTATAAGGAAAAATtagttttctccttattttcctttccttttctttgcccaaataaaatttttgatCCAAACAGACCTTTAACAAAAATAGAAATTGAGATTTTATAGTATGAAAGTTTCAAACTATATATAATCATTGAAATATTTGCTTGGaaacaaataaaggaaattaTTATAATTCGGGTTGAGTTGTTATTAAGCTTTTATTATCCTCCTTTTACTCATGTTTATGGAtgaatcaattcaaaataaatggagaagaataataaaatttctcctattttctttgttttttaaaCTTAATTGCCTCCAATCACCATATGTAACAGAATTATGAAAGCACTCCAATTTTATTCATATTCAAAGAGTAGCTTACAACAAGGTATATATACAACAATTCAATAACTAAATTAACAACTGAACTAACCACttgataattaaattaaaaaatcca
It encodes the following:
- the LOC131149220 gene encoding probable 2' cyclic ADP-D-ribose synthase BdTIR, with the protein product MHRSSLMISLQRQIFANRTLTPAVTSRVTRPPCDVFINHRGPDTKRTVVTLLYDYLSQLNLRPFLDKKNMKPGDKLFEKIDAAVLGCKVGVAVFSPRYCQSYFCLHELALMVESQKKVIPIFCDVKPSELRAVDVNGSCNAADLRRFDSALEEAKHTVGLAFDSARGNWSDVVTSAADIVIKSLIEVEDEQQQRMQQNTRENILRLPFHHR